A genomic window from Clostridium aceticum includes:
- a CDS encoding S-layer homology domain-containing protein translates to MKKRISLLLIHTMLISLLIMLMSLFPISVPVLAAERHIPLGVVESVYGRNTTSQFIYFGKNKGTDPIKWRVMAVGDDKATLMSEYILEYSNYGISANRNWSDAEICRYLNSQHSFASGGFLTTAFSSVEQAKILIYSNTEESRYNSPGTFTPNQKIVLPSLDEVKDGGTFGMNESDRAALEAEGFRGTPNDVMYKKSWWLRTPGELYDAALSVRSSGSIDYHGNYVGDRLGVRPAFKLNLFDVLFTSDAAGNGVKTGTPNSMLNRVVHTNNEIKLTLIDSNQGLVSAATTSKYIQREDTEIEINYQGAITGTNQYLSAMITDNSDALKYYGTIKSLANSEDGSGTAEVTIPRDFEDGWKLKIFTEQLNGDYQTDYASVPVEVTLTAKSKQNSPGGGSSSSGRSSSEGGTSTLSLNAEQVINRLSKDGKVAIINLFKEYMPYTFFSTDLTLEQLKVFTNNKFTDKQLQEILGNPQLLQKLGIDDSMISRTVFLKPIHNPSFTDVKLDHWAYGSIIEAASLGLVAGMPDGSFAPDNPLKVADTFVFLDKVLLLNNITEPKLPRSTVELYINDKNHWAFNHMASIGSKLSEETLMTISQLGDAPISRELLAQVLYEITKDRLEATREVRYFTDIQSSSYKEAIDYCVSTRLLSGTSSTTMSPQKALTRGELMSVLIKLESMLK, encoded by the coding sequence GTGAAAAAGAGAATAAGCTTATTGCTGATACATACCATGTTGATAAGTTTACTCATCATGCTGATGAGTTTATTCCCCATCAGTGTGCCAGTATTAGCAGCTGAAAGACACATACCGCTTGGGGTTGTAGAATCTGTATATGGCAGAAATACTACAAGTCAATTCATTTATTTTGGTAAGAATAAGGGGACTGACCCTATAAAGTGGCGGGTAATGGCAGTGGGGGATGATAAGGCTACCTTGATGAGTGAGTATATCTTGGAATATAGTAACTACGGAATTTCTGCCAATAGAAACTGGTCAGATGCAGAGATTTGTAGGTATCTTAACAGCCAACATTCATTTGCAAGTGGGGGCTTTTTAACTACAGCTTTTAGTAGTGTTGAACAAGCGAAAATATTAATCTATAGTAATACGGAAGAAAGTAGATACAATAGCCCTGGTACCTTTACCCCTAATCAGAAAATAGTTTTGCCATCTTTAGATGAAGTGAAGGATGGTGGCACTTTTGGCATGAATGAAAGTGATAGAGCTGCACTAGAAGCTGAAGGATTTAGAGGGACACCAAATGATGTAATGTATAAAAAAAGCTGGTGGCTGAGGACGCCGGGAGAGCTGTATGACGCAGCGTTGTCTGTCAGATCTAGTGGTAGTATCGATTACCATGGCAACTATGTAGGCGATAGATTGGGGGTTCGTCCTGCTTTCAAACTCAACTTGTTTGATGTGCTCTTTACATCTGATGCAGCTGGAAATGGGGTGAAAACAGGAACACCAAATAGCATGTTAAATCGTGTAGTTCATACAAATAATGAGATAAAGTTAACACTTATAGATAGTAATCAAGGTTTAGTTAGTGCAGCTACAACCAGCAAATACATACAAAGAGAAGATACTGAAATAGAAATTAACTATCAAGGAGCAATAACTGGTACGAATCAATACCTTTCGGCTATGATAACAGATAATAGCGATGCACTAAAATACTACGGTACTATCAAGTCGTTAGCAAATAGTGAAGATGGAAGTGGTACAGCAGAGGTTACTATTCCTCGAGATTTTGAAGATGGTTGGAAACTTAAAATTTTTACCGAACAGCTTAATGGGGATTACCAAACAGACTACGCAAGCGTACCAGTAGAAGTAACACTTACAGCTAAATCGAAACAGAATAGTCCCGGTGGTGGAAGTAGTTCAAGTGGTCGGAGTAGTTCAGAAGGTGGAACTAGCACTTTGAGTCTCAATGCAGAGCAAGTGATTAATAGGCTAAGTAAAGATGGTAAAGTAGCTATCATCAATCTGTTTAAAGAATATATGCCATATACATTTTTTAGTACAGATTTGACACTAGAGCAACTTAAAGTTTTTACTAATAATAAGTTTACAGATAAACAGCTGCAAGAGATACTAGGCAACCCACAACTTCTTCAAAAGTTAGGAATAGATGACTCTATGATCAGCAGAACAGTTTTCTTAAAGCCAATCCACAATCCAAGCTTTACAGATGTGAAGCTAGATCATTGGGCTTATGGAAGCATAATTGAGGCTGCATCACTGGGGCTAGTAGCAGGTATGCCAGACGGCAGCTTTGCACCAGATAATCCTTTGAAAGTAGCAGATACCTTTGTTTTTTTAGATAAGGTATTACTCCTAAACAACATAACAGAACCAAAGCTTCCAAGAAGTACAGTAGAACTATACATAAATGACAAAAACCACTGGGCCTTTAATCATATGGCTTCTATTGGATCAAAACTAAGTGAAGAAACCCTAATGACAATCAGTCAGCTAGGAGATGCACCTATCTCAAGAGAACTTTTAGCCCAAGTGCTTTATGAAATCACAAAAGACAGACTGGAAGCCACTCGAGAAGTTCGGTATTTTACAGATATACAAAGCTCATCTTATAAAGAAGCAATAGACTATTGCGTAAGCACAAGGCTTTTAAGCGGCACAAGTTCAACTACGATGTCACCTCAAAAAGCATTAACACGAGGGGAGTTAATGTCAGTACTTATCAAATTGGAGAGTATGCTAAAATAA
- a CDS encoding MerR family transcriptional regulator: MLINEISKITELTKKAIEYYVEKELISPSILEKGDKGTRLLR, encoded by the coding sequence ATGTTGATTAATGAAATAAGTAAAATTACAGAACTTACAAAAAAAGCAATTGAATATTATGTAGAAAAGGAATTAATCTCTCCATCTATCTTAGAAAAGGGTGACAAGGGGACGAGGTTATTAAGGTGA
- a CDS encoding helix-turn-helix transcriptional regulator, which yields MKNNIKKLRKDVGLRQEDMAKSLGVTRQTINAIENEKYSPSLELAFAIAELFELKIEEIFYLNNKGGKGNEEK from the coding sequence ATGAAAAATAACATAAAAAAACTAAGAAAAGACGTTGGACTGCGGCAAGAAGATATGGCGAAGTCTCTTGGAGTAACAAGACAAACGATTAATGCCATTGAAAACGAAAAATATAGTCCTTCATTGGAATTAGCCTTTGCTATAGCAGAGCTTTTTGAATTAAAAATTGAAGAAATATTCTATTTAAATAATAAAGGAGGTAAAGGAAATGAAGAAAAATAA
- a CDS encoding ABC transporter permease, which produces MSILSVLYCEIRKVIRSNVFWLTFLVFLIGPLMMGIGIISAASVDEINWQVYLTQLPNTLAALGLIGYTFISAWVFGREFTDKTIKDLLAKPVSRERIVISKFLVILAWDVLLALFMFAVGFAVGAVSGLPGWSAAFVGDTFLRFFITSLLFIFITTPGALLANVSKGYLAPLGLVLLIVILSTVLSDMGFASYFPWTIPALFQIAGTLNMSSIIILALTGIAGTAGTFAWWRFAEQQ; this is translated from the coding sequence ATGAGTATTTTATCGGTTTTGTATTGCGAGATTCGAAAAGTCATTCGTTCAAATGTGTTTTGGTTGACGTTTCTGGTCTTTCTGATTGGACCGCTCATGATGGGAATAGGTATTATTTCAGCAGCTAGTGTTGACGAGATCAATTGGCAGGTATATTTGACACAATTGCCTAATACCCTTGCCGCTCTAGGATTAATTGGATATACATTTATATCCGCATGGGTATTTGGTCGGGAGTTTACGGACAAAACGATTAAGGATTTGCTGGCAAAACCTGTGTCAAGAGAGCGTATCGTAATATCTAAGTTTTTGGTGATTTTAGCTTGGGATGTTTTACTTGCACTTTTCATGTTTGCTGTTGGTTTTGCTGTAGGAGCTGTCTCTGGTCTGCCTGGTTGGTCGGCAGCTTTTGTGGGAGATACTTTCTTAAGATTCTTTATAACATCACTATTGTTTATCTTTATTACAACGCCTGGAGCTCTTCTTGCAAATGTGAGCAAAGGATACTTGGCACCATTAGGTCTTGTCTTACTAATCGTTATTCTTTCAACAGTATTGTCAGATATGGGATTTGCTTCCTATTTTCCATGGACTATTCCTGCGCTATTCCAAATTGCCGGTACCCTTAATATGAGCAGCATAATAATTCTGGCTTTGACAGGTATAGCAGGAACAGCAGGAACATTTGCTTGGTGGAGATTTGCCGAGCAGCAATAG
- a CDS encoding ABC transporter ATP-binding protein → MQIFSRQKNSDRAAIQIEGLHKNFGNFSALNNLSLEVKRGEIYGFLGLNGAGKTTTIKTLLAMLRPSSGKLHILGERVYAGNYKLWDKIGYLEETTFYPELTVIENMDIARRMQRVSDKASVNQAICKMGLEPYKNKKARNLSMGNKQRLGLAKAIIHNPQVLILDEPINALDPAGVVEVRNMLNDLANSGVTVFISSHLIEELSKVATRIGIIHNGHLVQEIEMDRLEQVLQKNLALDGRDRNAIKRVLKEQGYTFEEMMDGHFKLTDSHAVDAPERLVELLVGVNQPPTLLRIMTETLEGYFLRTIEITGGNQ, encoded by the coding sequence ATGCAGATATTCTCAAGACAAAAAAACAGCGATCGAGCAGCTATACAAATTGAAGGGCTGCACAAAAATTTTGGTAACTTTAGTGCCTTGAACAATCTATCATTGGAGGTGAAACGAGGAGAAATATATGGATTTCTCGGGTTGAATGGTGCTGGAAAGACAACAACTATAAAGACGCTTTTAGCGATGCTCAGGCCATCCTCCGGTAAGCTGCACATATTGGGCGAGAGGGTCTATGCCGGAAACTATAAATTATGGGATAAAATTGGATATTTGGAGGAAACCACTTTTTATCCAGAATTAACCGTAATTGAAAATATGGATATAGCACGACGTATGCAAAGAGTATCAGATAAAGCGTCTGTTAATCAGGCTATTTGCAAAATGGGGCTTGAGCCATATAAAAACAAAAAAGCGAGGAATCTTTCTATGGGGAACAAGCAACGTCTGGGGCTTGCCAAAGCCATAATACACAACCCGCAAGTTTTGATACTGGATGAACCAATTAACGCTCTTGATCCGGCTGGAGTTGTTGAAGTTCGTAATATGCTTAACGATTTAGCGAATTCCGGTGTAACCGTATTTATATCCAGCCATTTGATAGAGGAACTCTCAAAAGTAGCTACGCGCATTGGGATTATTCATAACGGCCATTTGGTTCAAGAAATCGAAATGGATAGGCTGGAGCAAGTACTACAGAAAAATCTGGCGCTAGATGGTAGAGATAGAAACGCCATAAAGCGTGTACTGAAAGAGCAGGGCTATACATTTGAGGAGATGATGGACGGACATTTCAAATTAACCGATAGCCACGCAGTAGATGCTCCGGAGCGACTAGTGGAATTGCTCGTTGGAGTCAACCAGCCACCGACTCTGCTTCGAATAATGACAGAAACTCTGGAAGGATACTTTCTTCGTACCATTGAAATAACAGGAGGGAATCAATAA
- a CDS encoding HAMP domain-containing sensor histidine kinase, protein MKKRMGLAAVLVSFVFFVMFSSLLIIGLSMRLMEVMGIIDRNDISISFLSYVLMLVGVAIGTAITALLSRWMLKPVRNLIEAVDNVAKGDFTVRVNGSNIPELETLAVSFNKMARKLEGIELLRTDFVNNFSHEFKTPIVSIKGFVRILQDETLTAEERREYLDIIIQESERLAELSTNVLNLSKIETVEIINEKKIYALDEQIRLAILMLEPKWSAKNLTMEVDLESINIYNNAHLLQHIWVNLLDNAIKFTDSGEIIQVSLTRVGLSIRFCIRDNGQGMDEETMQRIFDKFYQGDASRSMTGNGLGLTLVKKIIDLTGGSIEVDSSSGKGSVFTILLPSGMSEE, encoded by the coding sequence ATGAAAAAAAGAATGGGTCTTGCTGCTGTACTGGTGAGTTTTGTGTTTTTTGTAATGTTCTCATCTCTTTTAATAATCGGATTATCTATGCGTTTGATGGAAGTTATGGGTATTATCGACCGAAATGACATATCAATTTCTTTTTTATCTTATGTGTTAATGCTTGTAGGCGTAGCGATAGGAACTGCCATTACAGCTTTATTAAGCAGGTGGATGCTTAAGCCCGTGCGCAACCTGATTGAAGCCGTGGATAATGTGGCTAAGGGCGACTTTACGGTTAGAGTAAATGGCAGCAACATTCCAGAGCTTGAAACCCTTGCTGTGAGTTTTAATAAAATGGCACGGAAACTGGAGGGGATTGAGCTCTTGCGCACAGACTTTGTCAACAATTTTTCACACGAGTTTAAAACGCCAATCGTTTCAATTAAGGGATTTGTACGAATCTTGCAAGACGAAACTCTAACCGCTGAAGAAAGGCGCGAGTACCTAGATATTATTATACAGGAATCGGAGCGGCTGGCTGAATTATCTACGAATGTCTTGAATTTATCAAAAATTGAAACCGTAGAAATCATTAACGAAAAAAAGATTTACGCGCTGGATGAGCAAATCCGCCTTGCCATACTGATGTTGGAACCTAAATGGAGCGCAAAAAATCTTACGATGGAGGTAGATTTAGAGAGCATCAATATTTATAACAATGCACACTTGCTCCAACATATATGGGTAAACCTTTTGGATAATGCGATCAAATTCACAGATAGTGGCGAAATAATACAAGTCAGCTTAACTCGTGTAGGTTTATCGATACGGTTTTGTATACGGGATAATGGGCAAGGAATGGATGAAGAAACAATGCAACGCATTTTTGATAAGTTCTATCAAGGCGACGCATCTCGCTCTATGACCGGAAACGGGCTTGGATTGACCTTGGTTAAAAAAATTATTGACCTTACAGGAGGTAGCATTGAAGTTGACAGCAGTTCGGGAAAAGGCAGCGTCTTTACTATTCTTTTGCCTTCGGGAATGTCGGAAGAATAA
- a CDS encoding response regulator transcription factor — MFNILVVEDDINTLKLICAVLKRGGYTTFAAKDGLDALDMMEKHHFDLIVLDLMMSRMDGYQLCKELRDVGETIPILMLTAQQEIQEKHRGFLVGTDDYMTKPFDEKEMLFRIKALLRRAQIVNQQKITIGSTTLDYSRLTVTQAENTIALPKKEFYLLFKLMSYPNVIFTRAQLMDEIWGPDIESDEHTLNVHMGRLREKLKDNPDFELVTVRGLGYKAVKKS, encoded by the coding sequence GTGTTCAATATTTTAGTAGTTGAAGATGATATCAATACACTAAAACTGATCTGCGCTGTCCTAAAGCGGGGAGGCTATACTACGTTTGCTGCAAAAGACGGTCTCGATGCTTTAGACATGATGGAAAAGCACCATTTTGACTTGATTGTCTTGGATTTAATGATGTCGAGGATGGACGGCTATCAACTTTGCAAAGAATTGCGCGATGTGGGAGAAACCATCCCTATATTGATGCTTACAGCACAACAGGAAATTCAGGAAAAGCATAGAGGCTTCCTCGTTGGGACAGACGACTACATGACAAAGCCGTTTGATGAGAAGGAGATGCTATTTCGCATAAAAGCTTTATTACGTCGGGCACAAATCGTGAATCAACAGAAAATAACAATTGGGAGCACCACCTTGGATTATAGTAGGCTTACCGTAACGCAAGCAGAAAACACGATTGCCCTTCCCAAAAAAGAATTTTATTTGCTTTTCAAGCTGATGAGCTATCCGAATGTAATTTTTACACGCGCGCAATTGATGGATGAAATTTGGGGACCGGATATAGAATCGGATGAACATACATTGAATGTCCATATGGGCAGACTACGGGAAAAATTAAAAGATAATCCTGATTTTGAACTCGTAACTGTGCGTGGATTGGGATATAAAGCGGTGAAGAAATCATGA
- a CDS encoding virulence RhuM family protein — MNMNSEIIMYQTEDGLTKIETTFDNDTVWLSIDQMAELFQRDRSVIGKHIRNIFKEGELEKSSVWAKFAYTASDGKDYQVDHYNLDVIISVGYRVKSLRGTQFRIWASNVLKEYMKKGFAMNDDLLKNNGGGIYFDELLERIRDIRSSEKVFWRKVLDIYATSVDYDPRMESSMLFFKTVQNKMHWAAHGQTAAEKIYYAANADKPHMGMLSFKGEQPTQADALVAKNYCTEDELAALNSVVSAYLEFAEMQARRRIPMYMSDWIETLDGFLKLSKHEILTHAGKISAKTAELKAKEEYKKYKALHLNDISQVEKDYIDALEDMEMKLLGKGYKK; from the coding sequence ATGAATATGAACTCTGAAATTATAATGTACCAGACTGAAGATGGATTGACAAAAATAGAAACTACTTTTGACAATGATACCGTTTGGCTATCCATTGACCAAATGGCTGAATTATTTCAGCGAGATAGAAGTGTAATTGGTAAACATATAAGAAATATTTTTAAAGAAGGTGAACTTGAAAAAAGTTCAGTGTGGGCAAAATTTGCCTACACTGCTTCTGACGGAAAAGATTATCAAGTTGACCATTATAATTTAGATGTAATTATTTCTGTGGGCTATCGTGTAAAATCCTTGCGAGGTACACAGTTTAGAATTTGGGCAAGTAATGTTTTAAAAGAATATATGAAAAAAGGATTCGCCATGAATGATGACCTTCTAAAAAATAATGGCGGAGGAATTTATTTTGATGAACTGTTGGAGCGAATTCGTGATATTCGTTCATCGGAAAAAGTATTCTGGAGGAAAGTTCTTGATATCTACGCGACAAGCGTTGATTATGATCCAAGAATGGAATCTTCAATGTTGTTTTTTAAAACAGTGCAAAACAAAATGCATTGGGCTGCACATGGTCAAACTGCTGCAGAAAAGATTTATTACGCAGCAAATGCAGATAAACCTCATATGGGTATGCTTAGTTTCAAGGGAGAACAGCCTACACAAGCAGATGCACTGGTAGCAAAAAATTATTGCACAGAAGATGAGTTAGCTGCTTTGAACAGTGTTGTGTCTGCTTATCTTGAATTTGCTGAAATGCAGGCGAGAAGAAGAATCCCGATGTATATGTCAGATTGGATTGAAACATTAGATGGATTTCTGAAATTGTCCAAGCATGAAATTCTAACTCATGCGGGAAAGATTAGTGCTAAGACAGCTGAACTTAAAGCAAAGGAAGAGTATAAGAAATATAAGGCTTTGCATTTAAATGATATTTCTCAAGTTGAAAAAGATTATATAGATGCTCTAGAAGATATGGAAATGAAATTGCTGGGTAAAGGATATAAAAAGTAA